A section of the Metabacillus endolithicus genome encodes:
- a CDS encoding gamma-type small acid-soluble spore protein — MAQNNFQAGKTASGTNIQHVKQQNAQSAQGSQAGAGQFGTEFASETNVQQVKQQNQQAEANKNQNS; from the coding sequence ATGGCACAGAACAATTTCCAAGCTGGTAAAACAGCATCAGGGACTAACATCCAACATGTAAAACAACAAAACGCTCAAAGTGCTCAAGGTAGCCAAGCTGGTGCAGGTCAATTTGGTACTGAATTTGCGAGCGAAACTAACGTACAACAAGTTAAACAACAAAACCAACAAGCTGAAGCTAACAAAAACCAAAATTCTTAA
- the recX gene encoding recombination regulator RecX, with protein MAIITKITTQKQSYERYNIFLDDGTGEKYAFSVDQDILIKHNLQKGKELDEFDIVEIKYGDDRKKAYNKALEFLSYRMRSVKEVEEYLAKKEYHESVIKEVILKLKEYNYVDDFEFALAYVRTQKQTNGKGPTVLTRELATKGIGQSIVEQVLAEYSRAEQLEEAISHAEKLLKKNNKLSTIQLKQKIEQHLLRKGFSYNIISIALEEVNYEQDESEEWLALVKHAEKAQRKYQNEDPYQYKMKMKQFLYRKGFAIELIEKFLNE; from the coding sequence ATGGCAATTATTACAAAAATTACTACACAAAAGCAATCTTATGAAAGATACAATATTTTCCTCGATGATGGTACGGGGGAAAAATATGCTTTTAGCGTTGATCAAGATATTTTAATCAAACATAATCTTCAAAAAGGCAAAGAACTAGATGAATTTGATATTGTTGAGATAAAATATGGTGATGATAGAAAAAAAGCTTATAACAAGGCGTTAGAGTTCTTAAGTTATCGTATGCGATCAGTTAAAGAAGTAGAGGAATATTTGGCGAAAAAAGAATATCATGAATCTGTAATAAAGGAAGTTATCCTTAAATTAAAAGAATATAACTATGTAGATGATTTTGAATTTGCACTAGCCTATGTGCGGACTCAGAAGCAAACAAATGGGAAAGGTCCTACTGTATTAACTCGTGAATTGGCTACGAAAGGAATTGGACAATCTATAGTAGAACAGGTCTTGGCGGAATATAGTAGAGCAGAGCAGCTAGAAGAGGCCATTTCTCATGCTGAAAAACTCTTGAAAAAAAATAATAAACTTTCAACTATTCAGCTTAAACAAAAAATTGAGCAGCATCTACTAAGAAAAGGATTCTCCTATAACATCATTTCAATTGCGTTAGAGGAAGTCAATTATGAGCAAGATGAATCTGAAGAGTGGTTAGCGTTAGTTAAGCATGCGGAAAAGGCTCAGAGAAAATATCAAAATGAAGATCCTTATCAGTATAAAATGAAAATGAAACAGTTTTTATACAGAAAAGGCTTTGCGATAGAACTAATTGAAAAGTTTTTAAATGAATAA
- the mutY gene encoding A/G-specific adenine glycosylase: MVNELQNKLKDFSIQEFQQDLITWYLAEKRDLPWRKDQDPYKIWVSEIMLQQTRVDTVIPYFNAFIDKFPTIEALAAANEEEVLKAWEGLGYYSRVRNLHAAVKEVNESYSGIVPNTPEEISKLKGVGPYTKGAILSIAYNIPEPAVDGNVMRVFSRILSIWDDIAKPKTRKIFEEATYQIISKEDPSSFNQAVMELGALICTPTSPSCLLCPVREHCSAFKEGVQAELPIKSKKKKPKPLQMAAAVLYDQDRRLYIHKRPSTGLLANLWEYPNMEVQQEAGNTYRKQLQEFLLSTYGADVELLELSGTVEHVFSHLIWNISIFIGEVNNIPNDQLIAVTEKELEKYAFPVSHQKIYKIYLGSDKS; this comes from the coding sequence ATGGTAAATGAACTACAAAATAAATTAAAGGATTTTTCGATTCAAGAATTTCAACAAGATTTAATCACTTGGTATTTAGCTGAAAAAAGGGATTTACCTTGGCGTAAAGACCAAGATCCTTATAAAATTTGGGTGTCAGAGATTATGCTTCAGCAAACAAGAGTTGATACTGTTATTCCATATTTTAATGCATTTATAGATAAATTTCCTACAATAGAAGCTTTGGCTGCTGCAAATGAGGAAGAAGTATTAAAAGCCTGGGAAGGACTTGGATACTATTCAAGGGTTAGAAATCTTCATGCAGCTGTTAAAGAAGTGAATGAATCTTATTCGGGTATTGTCCCTAATACTCCTGAAGAAATTTCTAAGCTGAAGGGAGTTGGTCCATATACAAAAGGAGCGATTCTTAGTATTGCTTATAATATTCCGGAACCAGCTGTCGACGGTAATGTGATGAGAGTTTTCTCGAGAATTTTATCCATTTGGGATGATATTGCAAAACCAAAAACAAGGAAGATTTTTGAAGAGGCAACTTATCAGATAATATCAAAGGAAGATCCCTCATCATTCAACCAAGCAGTGATGGAGCTAGGTGCATTAATCTGCACACCTACTTCCCCTTCATGTCTTTTATGTCCTGTTAGGGAACATTGCTCTGCTTTTAAAGAAGGGGTTCAAGCTGAACTCCCGATTAAAAGTAAGAAAAAGAAACCAAAACCGCTTCAAATGGCGGCAGCTGTTTTATATGATCAAGATAGAAGATTGTATATTCATAAAAGACCATCTACAGGCTTGTTAGCCAACCTTTGGGAATATCCTAATATGGAAGTTCAACAAGAAGCAGGTAACACTTATAGGAAGCAGCTCCAAGAGTTTTTACTTTCAACTTATGGTGCAGATGTTGAACTTTTAGAGTTATCCGGTACTGTAGAACATGTTTTTTCACATTTAATTTGGAATATATCTATTTTTATTGGTGAAGTAAACAACATTCCAAATGATCAACTTATTGCTGTAACAGAAAAAGAGCTAGAAAAGTACGCCTTTCCTGTATCACATCAAAAAATATATAAAATATACCTTGGGTCTGACAAATCTTAG
- the fabL gene encoding enoyl-[acyl-carrier-protein] reductase FabL codes for MTQENKVALITGSSRGIGKAVAIRLAEKGYNIVVNYARSKTAALEVVEQIEKLGVRAIAVKANVGKPEKIKELFSQIDEEFGRLDVFVNNAASGVQKPAMELEESHWDWTMNINSKALLFCAQEAAKLMERNGGGFIVSTSSLGSIRYLENYTTVGVSKAALEALTRYLAVELSPKNIIVNAVSGGAVDTDALKHFPNRNELLEDARKNTPAGRMVEIEDMVNAIEFLLTDKASMIRGQTLIVDGGRSLLV; via the coding sequence ATGACCCAAGAAAATAAAGTAGCACTTATTACAGGTAGTAGTAGAGGAATTGGTAAAGCAGTAGCCATTCGTTTGGCAGAAAAAGGTTATAACATTGTTGTGAACTATGCACGAAGCAAAACGGCTGCATTAGAGGTAGTTGAACAAATTGAAAAATTGGGCGTAAGAGCTATTGCGGTTAAGGCTAATGTAGGAAAGCCGGAAAAAATAAAAGAGTTATTTTCACAAATTGATGAGGAGTTTGGCAGACTTGATGTGTTTGTAAATAATGCAGCATCAGGTGTTCAAAAGCCTGCAATGGAATTAGAAGAAAGTCATTGGGATTGGACAATGAACATTAATAGTAAAGCTCTTCTTTTCTGTGCACAAGAAGCGGCAAAGCTAATGGAGAGGAATGGCGGGGGCTTCATTGTTAGTACAAGCTCACTTGGCTCGATTAGATATTTAGAAAACTACACAACAGTTGGTGTTTCTAAAGCAGCATTAGAAGCTCTTACAAGATACTTAGCTGTAGAATTATCCCCGAAAAACATTATTGTAAATGCCGTTTCAGGTGGAGCTGTTGACACGGATGCTTTAAAGCATTTCCCGAACCGTAATGAGCTATTGGAAGATGCAAGGAAGAATACTCCAGCAGGAAGAATGGTTGAAATAGAAGATATGGTTAATGCTATTGAGTTTTTATTAACGGACAAAGCATCAATGATCAGAGGTCAAACGCTTATTGTTGATGGGGGCCGTTCTTTGCTCGTATAG
- a CDS encoding TIGR01777 family oxidoreductase, translating into MKIAISGGTGFVGKHLTQHFLSKGYSVYILTRSKKTSSENNLHYVQWLSESSNPTSALEGVDVVINLAGKTINTRWTEKAKKEIVDSRVESTKAIYTIINSLKKRPSVFINASAIGIYGTSVDQTFTETSTIKGTDFLAKTVEVWEKEANKVNELGVRTVLTRFGIVLGEGGALPKMVLPYKLFAGGPLGSGQQWVSWIHIDDLVHLIHHIIHTPKITGPVNAVAPNPVQMNQFGKTIAKKLQRPHWLPAPSFALKALLGEMSLLLLKGQRVLPEKALTSQYQFIHPSLDNALGDILKSQ; encoded by the coding sequence ATGAAAATTGCCATTTCAGGTGGAACCGGCTTTGTCGGGAAGCATCTAACCCAACATTTTCTAAGCAAAGGTTACTCTGTTTATATTTTAACACGAAGTAAAAAAACTTCTTCAGAAAATAACCTGCATTACGTTCAGTGGTTATCAGAAAGCTCAAACCCAACCTCCGCTTTGGAAGGTGTCGATGTAGTAATTAATTTAGCCGGAAAAACCATTAATACCAGATGGACAGAAAAGGCAAAAAAAGAGATCGTAGATAGTCGCGTCGAGTCTACTAAAGCCATATATACTATAATAAATAGCCTTAAAAAAAGACCGTCTGTTTTTATAAATGCAAGTGCAATTGGAATATACGGTACCTCTGTAGACCAAACTTTCACAGAGACTTCTACGATCAAGGGAACAGATTTCTTAGCAAAGACTGTTGAGGTTTGGGAAAAGGAAGCGAACAAAGTGAACGAGCTTGGTGTAAGAACCGTATTAACAAGGTTTGGGATTGTTCTTGGAGAGGGAGGAGCACTACCAAAGATGGTTTTACCTTATAAACTATTTGCTGGCGGTCCTCTGGGTTCAGGCCAACAGTGGGTATCTTGGATTCATATCGATGACCTTGTTCATCTTATTCACCATATTATCCACACACCAAAGATTACAGGCCCTGTTAATGCAGTTGCTCCAAATCCAGTTCAAATGAATCAGTTTGGAAAAACAATTGCAAAAAAACTACAACGTCCACATTGGTTGCCAGCTCCTTCATTTGCATTAAAAGCTCTGTTAGGTGAAATGAGTCTCCTACTATTAAAGGGTCAACGGGTGTTGCCTGAAAAGGCATTAACAAGTCAATACCAATTTATACACCCCTCTCTTGATAACGCATTGGGTGACATATTAAAATCTCAATAA
- a CDS encoding small, acid-soluble spore protein K, with translation MRNKESGFPNMNNNKFEGEPRAKDEFASKRANGTINTHPQERMRASGQRENPYS, from the coding sequence TTGCGTAACAAAGAATCAGGATTCCCAAATATGAATAACAACAAATTTGAAGGTGAACCAAGAGCGAAGGATGAGTTTGCATCAAAGCGAGCAAATGGCACGATTAATACTCATCCACAAGAACGAATGAGAGCATCTGGTCAACGTGAAAATCCTTATTCTTAA
- a CDS encoding metal-dependent hydrolase: MDTGTHVVMGIALGGLATLDPAVGIDNPTAQAVMFGTIIGSQAPDLDTILKLRNNAKYIRNHRGITHSIPAILIWSFLITGLLTIFIPESNLLHLYLWTLLAIVLHVFVDIFNAYGTQALRPFSKKWIALGIINTFDPFIFFTHVVGIIIWVLGGHPGFTFLTVYAILIAYYIIRFIMQRNIIHRLHKLIPNIEQIIISPTMRFRQWHIAIMTDKTFHVARSVNEEIIILDEFERIPVPQTDVIKAAEDDDNISAFLSFSPVYRWEVDEFTDHYEVRFIDLRYRSKGYYPFVAIVQLDQDLNIVSSYTGWIFSEEKLRKKLELIPD, from the coding sequence TTGGATACAGGAACTCATGTGGTTATGGGAATAGCCTTAGGTGGCTTAGCCACTCTCGACCCCGCAGTTGGAATAGATAACCCAACTGCACAAGCTGTTATGTTCGGTACAATTATCGGATCACAAGCTCCTGATCTTGATACAATTTTAAAGCTTAGAAACAATGCAAAATATATAAGAAACCATAGAGGAATTACCCACTCCATTCCTGCTATCTTAATATGGTCATTTTTAATTACTGGATTGTTAACAATTTTTATTCCTGAGAGTAATTTACTCCATCTGTATCTTTGGACATTACTCGCGATTGTTCTGCACGTTTTTGTAGATATATTTAATGCGTACGGAACACAGGCACTTCGTCCATTTTCAAAAAAGTGGATTGCCCTTGGAATTATCAATACATTTGATCCGTTTATCTTTTTTACACATGTAGTAGGAATCATTATTTGGGTGTTAGGTGGTCATCCAGGCTTCACCTTTCTAACTGTTTATGCCATATTGATTGCCTATTATATCATTCGCTTTATCATGCAAAGAAATATTATCCATCGATTGCATAAACTCATCCCTAATATAGAACAAATCATTATTTCACCTACAATGAGGTTCAGACAATGGCATATTGCCATTATGACGGATAAAACCTTTCACGTTGCAAGATCTGTTAATGAAGAAATCATTATTTTAGATGAATTTGAACGTATACCTGTACCGCAGACTGATGTGATAAAGGCTGCTGAAGATGATGATAATATTTCTGCCTTCTTATCTTTCTCTCCTGTTTATCGTTGGGAGGTTGACGAATTTACTGATCATTATGAGGTAAGATTTATTGATTTACGTTATCGAAGTAAAGGGTATTATCCCTTTGTAGCAATAGTTCAGCTTGATCAAGACTTAAATATCGTCAGCTCCTATACTGGCTGGATTTTTAGCGAAGAAAAATTACGAAAAAAGTTGGAGCTTATACCTGATTAA